The proteins below are encoded in one region of Acetoanaerobium noterae:
- a CDS encoding C40 family peptidase has translation MKKNTILASAMVLGMIFSIPIASYANTYNKAEVKSNLVFVRTQANEDSALVSKAIQGQELFVLEEEGNWVKVKTQLGVEGYVNKNELNIKKTYEGIVTNDGVNLRLRPNIESKALSVVNNSDRVLVLEKNGEWSKVLFEGNTGYVFSKFIATEDEFKALVSRAGQRNDAEKLLIMANSLIGTPYSYGSNGPNSFDCSSFIQYTYKNALGITLPRVSKDQARAGETVSKNDLKSGDIVAFNTFGKPGSITHVGIYLSDGNFIHASSSGDGVSIDSLSQGYYSNRYITASRILK, from the coding sequence ATGAAAAAAAATACTATTTTAGCAAGTGCAATGGTTTTAGGAATGATTTTTTCTATTCCAATTGCATCATATGCCAATACTTATAATAAAGCAGAAGTAAAATCAAATCTAGTATTTGTAAGAACACAGGCAAATGAAGATTCCGCTTTAGTATCAAAAGCGATACAAGGACAAGAACTTTTTGTATTGGAAGAAGAAGGTAATTGGGTAAAAGTTAAAACTCAACTTGGAGTGGAAGGGTATGTAAATAAAAATGAGTTAAATATCAAAAAAACATATGAAGGGATAGTAACTAATGATGGAGTTAATCTTAGATTACGCCCAAATATTGAAAGTAAAGCTCTTAGTGTAGTGAATAACTCTGATAGAGTTTTAGTACTTGAAAAAAATGGAGAATGGTCGAAAGTATTATTTGAAGGTAATACAGGTTATGTTTTTTCAAAGTTTATAGCTACTGAAGATGAATTTAAGGCCTTAGTATCAAGAGCAGGTCAGAGAAATGATGCTGAAAAGCTTTTAATCATGGCAAACTCACTGATTGGAACTCCCTATAGTTATGGTTCAAATGGCCCCAACAGTTTTGATTGCTCAAGCTTTATCCAATATACGTACAAAAATGCCCTTGGAATTACACTTCCTAGAGTATCAAAAGATCAAGCTAGGGCAGGGGAGACGGTTTCAAAAAATGACCTTAAGTCTGGTGATATAGTTGCATTTAATACTTTTGGAAAGCCTGGAAGCATCACCCATGTTGGGATATATTTATCAGATGGAAACTTCATTCATGCTTCATCATCAGGTGATGGGGTAAGTATAGATAGTTTGAGTCAAGGATATTACTCAAATAGATACATCACAGCATCAAGAATTTTAAAATAG
- a CDS encoding AAA family ATPase has protein sequence MILQFKTKNYKSFVEEAALSMTAAPKQTGLDYSLLIQKIKGKSIKGLCSSVIYGPNASGKTNIIGAMDTFRAIVLRGNIRNSEDQTSPNQASSALELIPNNATSCSEPVTFTIEFIENDFLIYYEVSLDLGCFLDNDYNRKVLHEELHVNNEKIFVRDKNLFFGDFKVINEFIADNIKKNEKSIVEIAKNSLNDEELFLMNGFKLIISQSFVKLISNWFSNKFMVIYRADSIQLIERFVNPQKQTVYIEKTTNNAAKLFGINSNALGYVISEDEADAKLFSIFENIKNKKNAIVAAEIFESYGTIRFVNMFPLVIRAILTGGTLVVDEFDASIHPMALMSIINIFHNDEINLKHAQLIFNTHNPIFLNSNIFRRDEIKFVERDDDSNNSVLYSLSDFGTTGEKGVRKHEDYMKNYFISQYGAIKDIDFTPVFEELISREREV, from the coding sequence ATGATTTTACAATTTAAAACAAAAAATTATAAGTCTTTTGTAGAGGAGGCAGCTCTATCTATGACTGCTGCACCTAAACAGACTGGATTAGATTATAGCTTGCTTATTCAAAAGATAAAAGGAAAGAGTATAAAAGGGTTGTGTTCTTCAGTAATATATGGACCTAATGCATCTGGGAAAACCAATATTATTGGAGCTATGGATACTTTTAGAGCTATTGTACTCAGAGGAAACATTCGGAATTCAGAAGATCAAACTTCCCCAAATCAAGCATCAAGTGCTTTGGAACTGATACCAAACAATGCTACAAGTTGTTCTGAACCAGTAACATTTACTATAGAATTTATCGAAAATGATTTTTTAATCTATTATGAGGTAAGTCTAGATTTAGGTTGTTTTTTGGATAATGACTACAATAGAAAAGTTTTACATGAAGAGCTTCATGTAAATAATGAAAAAATTTTTGTTAGAGATAAAAATTTATTTTTCGGAGATTTTAAAGTTATCAATGAATTTATAGCTGACAACATCAAAAAAAATGAAAAAAGCATTGTAGAGATAGCAAAGAATAGTTTGAATGATGAAGAACTATTTTTAATGAATGGTTTTAAACTAATAATTAGTCAAAGTTTTGTTAAACTGATATCAAATTGGTTTTCAAATAAGTTCATGGTTATTTATAGGGCGGATTCAATACAACTTATTGAAAGATTTGTAAATCCACAAAAACAAACAGTATATATTGAAAAAACGACGAATAATGCTGCAAAGTTATTTGGAATTAATTCTAATGCTTTAGGATATGTCATAAGTGAGGATGAGGCAGACGCTAAACTTTTTTCAATATTTGAAAATATAAAAAATAAAAAAAATGCAATTGTTGCTGCAGAAATATTTGAGTCTTATGGGACTATAAGGTTTGTTAATATGTTTCCATTAGTAATAAGAGCGATTTTAACAGGTGGGACATTAGTTGTTGATGAATTTGATGCATCAATACATCCAATGGCACTGATGAGCATTATAAATATATTCCATAATGATGAGATTAACTTAAAACATGCGCAGCTTATTTTCAATACTCATAATCCTATATTTTTAAATTCTAACATTTTTAGAAGAGATGAAATTAAGTTTGTAGAGAGAGATGATGACAGTAATAATAGTGTATTGTATTCTTTGTCAGATTTTGGAACTACAGGTGAAAAGGGCGTTAGAAAGCATGAAGACTATATGAAAAATTATTTTATAAGTCAATATGGTGCAATTAAAGATATTGATTTTACACCAGTCTTCGAGGAGCTAATCTCGAGAGAAAGAGAGGTGTAG
- a CDS encoding aminomethyltransferase family protein has translation MFSIDSSINQGAPLLFNFGNSTYAPLMFTSPQDELLACRNGAWLGCMLTLSPVYDISGPDVVKLMNYVSVNRDYAKLKVGGSRHTILCNEKGQMLADGVLMRLEEDLYRSYWLAPVLAYYVETLGFNVQGKWVYDEFFLQIDGPRSLEIMEKVSGTNIHDLKFAQHKFIEIKGIPTSIHRLGMSGSLAYEMHGAMKDIDTVYNAIVEAGQEFGIKRLGLVNYCRNHTQGGYPNQYIHFYYPFLINGEGMKQYVLDHMGYNVQFGQYKFYGSASDDIQNAFVTPFDVKWDYLINYDHDFIGKEALLKLKENPPRTVVTLEWDAEDVAKVFVSQFMGKDIAPCDDISGVADGALTDPFVISKVIKDGSMIGVASGRLKDFYHQKMISLAFIDRKYANEGEELSVLWGTDPNTAMPIKVTVARFPYFNEEYRNETFDVEKIPHPNFNK, from the coding sequence ATGTTTAGTATTGATAGTAGTATCAATCAAGGTGCACCGTTGCTTTTCAATTTTGGTAATTCTACATACGCACCACTTATGTTTACTTCTCCCCAAGATGAACTGCTCGCATGCCGTAATGGAGCCTGGCTTGGATGTATGCTCACCCTTTCTCCAGTTTATGATATCTCTGGACCAGATGTCGTAAAATTAATGAACTATGTGAGTGTAAATAGGGATTATGCAAAACTGAAGGTTGGAGGTTCCAGACATACTATTCTGTGTAATGAAAAAGGGCAGATGCTTGCAGATGGTGTCTTGATGAGACTTGAGGAAGATCTATACCGTTCATATTGGCTTGCACCTGTATTGGCTTATTATGTAGAAACACTAGGGTTCAATGTTCAAGGAAAATGGGTGTATGATGAATTCTTTTTACAGATTGATGGACCGCGTTCTCTTGAAATCATGGAGAAGGTTTCTGGAACAAATATTCATGATTTGAAGTTCGCTCAACATAAATTTATTGAAATAAAGGGGATTCCTACATCTATACATCGTCTTGGTATGTCGGGCAGCCTTGCATATGAAATGCATGGTGCAATGAAAGATATCGATACTGTATATAATGCGATTGTAGAAGCAGGCCAAGAATTTGGTATTAAGCGCCTCGGTCTTGTAAATTATTGCAGAAATCATACGCAAGGTGGCTACCCGAACCAGTATATCCATTTTTACTATCCATTCCTTATTAATGGTGAAGGTATGAAACAGTACGTTCTCGATCATATGGGTTATAATGTTCAGTTTGGGCAGTATAAATTCTACGGAAGTGCATCTGATGATATTCAAAATGCTTTTGTTACACCGTTTGATGTAAAATGGGACTATCTGATTAACTACGATCATGACTTTATCGGTAAGGAAGCGCTGTTAAAGTTAAAAGAAAATCCTCCACGTACTGTAGTGACATTAGAGTGGGATGCCGAGGATGTCGCAAAGGTCTTTGTCTCCCAATTTATGGGAAAGGACATTGCCCCTTGTGATGATATCTCTGGTGTCGCAGATGGAGCATTAACTGATCCATTTGTAATTAGCAAAGTTATTAAAGATGGAAGTATGATTGGTGTTGCATCAGGCCGCTTAAAGGATTTTTATCATCAGAAGATGATTTCCCTTGCGTTTATTGACCGGAAATATGCAAATGAAGGTGAAGAACTGAGTGTGCTTTGGGGAACAGATCCTAATACAGCCATGCCAATCAAAGTAACAGTTGCACGTTTTCCTTATTTTAACGAAGAATACAGAAATGAAACTTTTGATGTTGAAAAAATACCACACCCTAATTTTAACAAATAA
- a CDS encoding aspartate kinase, with protein MSEIVVSKFGGSSLADSNQFKKVKDIVFSNKKRKFIVPSAPGKRYKDDEKITDLLFQCYNSIENKEKFIETFKIIEDRYIQICNELELDLDILSYCEEIKNTVYQNKSLDYIVSRGEYLNAIVLAAYLGFKFVDAAEVIVFLEDGKLNFDETQSRLYKMSLEYDYAVIPGFYGATDKGIVKVFSRGGSDFSGSLVANGVNASLYENWTDVSGFLKADPRIVDHPRHIEKITYKELRELSYMGASVLHEDAVFPVKKSKIPIQIRNTNSPMDEGTLILSDFESPKYPKTITGIAGKKDFTVIAIEKMLMNEEKGFLRKLLSIIEDNDISVEHIPSGIDSVSLIISDEELRNKLDKVIEEIRTKLNPDSVEVYPNMALMAVVGKGMIRTRGISARLFTALKEQQINVRMISQGSSEINIIIGIENEDFESAVNAVYYAFEQANI; from the coding sequence TTGAGTGAAATAGTCGTATCAAAATTTGGAGGAAGCTCGCTAGCTGATTCTAATCAGTTTAAAAAAGTGAAGGATATAGTTTTTTCCAATAAAAAGAGAAAATTTATTGTGCCTTCAGCACCAGGCAAAAGATATAAGGACGATGAAAAGATAACTGATTTGCTATTTCAATGCTATAACAGCATTGAAAATAAAGAGAAATTTATTGAGACATTCAAAATAATTGAAGATAGATATATACAAATATGTAATGAGCTTGAACTTGATTTAGATATATTAAGTTATTGTGAAGAAATTAAAAATACAGTCTATCAGAATAAGAGCCTTGATTACATAGTAAGTAGAGGAGAATATCTTAATGCAATTGTGCTGGCTGCGTATCTAGGCTTTAAGTTTGTAGATGCAGCTGAGGTCATAGTTTTTCTTGAAGATGGCAAATTAAACTTTGATGAAACTCAGTCAAGGCTTTATAAAATGTCACTGGAATATGATTATGCTGTTATTCCCGGATTTTATGGAGCTACTGATAAAGGCATTGTAAAAGTATTTTCAAGGGGAGGCTCTGACTTTTCGGGCTCACTAGTTGCAAATGGAGTTAACGCTTCTTTGTATGAAAATTGGACTGATGTATCGGGATTTTTAAAAGCAGATCCTAGAATAGTTGACCATCCAAGACATATCGAAAAAATAACATATAAAGAGCTTAGAGAGCTATCTTACATGGGAGCTTCTGTACTTCATGAAGATGCTGTATTTCCAGTAAAAAAATCAAAAATTCCTATTCAGATAAGAAATACTAATAGCCCTATGGATGAAGGAACTCTTATTCTAAGTGATTTTGAAAGCCCTAAATATCCTAAAACTATTACAGGAATAGCAGGGAAAAAAGATTTTACAGTTATAGCAATTGAAAAAATGCTTATGAATGAGGAAAAAGGATTTTTAAGAAAGCTATTATCAATAATTGAAGATAATGATATTTCAGTAGAACATATACCTTCAGGCATAGATTCTGTATCATTAATTATTAGTGATGAAGAGCTCAGAAATAAACTTGATAAGGTTATCGAGGAGATAAGGACTAAATTAAACCCAGATTCTGTAGAGGTATATCCAAACATGGCATTAATGGCAGTAGTTGGTAAAGGCATGATAAGAACAAGAGGAATATCTGCTAGATTATTTACTGCCCTTAAAGAACAGCAAATTAACGTGAGAATGATATCGCAGGGTTCTAGTGAGATTAATATAATTATAGGAATAGAAAATGAAGATTTTGAAAGCGCAGTAAACGCAGTGTATTATGCTTTCGAGCAAGCTAATATTTAA
- a CDS encoding DUF6017 domain-containing protein yields the protein MYSQKKFSVNDIYNNSFHQLPSFFFLEDFPKISDKAIILYSLLKSRHELSIKNRWFDKEGNVYLIMKREEMEKTLRSSDKTITKAINELKEYNLLIEVRQGKGRPNLIYLTYPDIEKIIKENQDEDILDFNELENIEDNAIIDISMNRNNYESLANNDLNRKSSESRTGNITTLNKYIDNDIDKIYINPSIYHKNSEEEKNEEESEGLNDDKELNKRSLNDKEISDQEYRKYEKIVKQNIDFDLLMNNSNPELVAEIVQIILDIVCSTKEKFRVNGCDTSASIIKSRFLKLNHMHIEFVIDCLSKNTTQVKDIRSYIITSLYNASSTMNLYYTSKVNHDLYSYD from the coding sequence ATGTACAGTCAAAAGAAATTTTCAGTTAATGATATATACAACAATTCATTTCATCAGCTGCCGAGTTTTTTCTTTTTAGAAGATTTTCCCAAAATATCTGATAAAGCAATTATTCTATATTCTCTTTTAAAAAGTAGACATGAGCTATCTATAAAAAATAGATGGTTTGACAAAGAAGGCAATGTATATCTAATTATGAAGCGTGAGGAAATGGAAAAGACATTAAGAAGCTCAGATAAAACAATAACCAAAGCTATAAATGAATTAAAAGAATACAACTTGCTTATAGAAGTTAGGCAGGGAAAAGGAAGACCTAATCTAATATACCTCACTTATCCAGATATAGAAAAAATTATTAAAGAAAATCAAGATGAGGACATATTAGATTTTAATGAGTTAGAAAATATAGAAGATAATGCAATTATTGATATATCAATGAACCGTAATAATTACGAATCACTAGCAAATAATGATTTAAACCGTAAAAGCTCCGAGTCTAGAACCGGAAACATTACGACACTTAATAAATATATAGATAACGATATAGATAAAATATATATTAATCCTTCTATCTATCATAAAAATAGTGAAGAAGAAAAAAATGAAGAAGAAAGTGAAGGATTGAATGATGATAAAGAGTTAAATAAACGAAGTCTAAATGATAAAGAAATTTCAGATCAAGAATACAGAAAGTATGAAAAAATTGTCAAACAGAATATCGATTTTGATTTATTAATGAATAATAGCAATCCAGAGTTAGTTGCTGAAATTGTACAAATAATTTTAGATATTGTTTGTTCAACCAAAGAAAAATTTAGAGTTAATGGATGTGATACATCAGCTAGCATTATAAAGTCTAGATTCTTAAAACTAAATCATATGCATATAGAATTTGTAATTGATTGCCTGTCAAAAAACACTACTCAAGTTAAAGACATAAGGTCATACATCATTACATCGCTATATAACGCTTCTTCAACTATGAACCTATACTATACATCAAAAGTAAATCATGACCTATATTCATATGATTAA
- a CDS encoding UbiA family prenyltransferase, whose protein sequence is MEKSNTTISRYFQFTEIRTKITSLFPFLISILYLMSKNQQVKIFETILFFSAMFLFDLETTAINNYIDTKTNGDSIPYSRKKGRILIYIMLAISIALGLVLVYYTDWIVLILGSLCFAFGIFYTFGPLPISRTPFGEIISGIFYGFFIPLILLYINFPEGYYLKVLFTDTHVLLEANYINLIHLVLLFAIPTLTTAGIMLANNTCDLEKDILQKRHTLPYYIGKKASVSLFKWIYITSYLMIPILVFIGELGLISLVALVGIIPVAKNLKEFENQQVKSETFIVSIKNYVILNLGLVITMMIDNLL, encoded by the coding sequence ATGGAAAAAAGCAACACTACTATATCCAGATACTTTCAGTTTACTGAAATTAGAACTAAGATAACTAGCTTATTTCCTTTTTTAATATCAATACTGTATCTTATGTCTAAAAACCAACAAGTAAAAATATTTGAAACTATCCTATTTTTTAGTGCTATGTTTTTGTTTGATTTAGAAACAACTGCAATTAACAACTATATTGATACTAAAACTAATGGTGATAGTATTCCATATAGTAGGAAAAAGGGCAGGATATTAATATATATCATGTTAGCAATCAGTATAGCTTTAGGATTAGTGTTGGTTTACTATACAGATTGGATAGTCTTGATTTTAGGAAGTTTATGCTTTGCATTTGGTATTTTTTATACCTTTGGACCACTTCCTATTTCAAGAACTCCCTTTGGAGAAATAATTTCTGGGATATTCTATGGATTCTTTATTCCTCTGATTTTACTGTATATTAATTTTCCTGAGGGATATTATTTAAAAGTCTTGTTTACTGATACACACGTTTTATTAGAGGCAAACTATATTAATTTAATTCATTTAGTATTATTGTTTGCTATACCAACACTTACAACTGCAGGGATAATGCTTGCAAACAATACTTGTGATTTAGAAAAGGACATTTTGCAAAAAAGGCATACTTTACCTTACTATATAGGGAAAAAAGCTTCAGTCAGTCTCTTTAAATGGATATATATAACATCATATTTAATGATTCCTATTCTTGTATTTATAGGAGAATTAGGACTAATTTCACTAGTAGCACTAGTCGGAATAATTCCTGTGGCAAAAAATTTAAAAGAATTTGAGAACCAACAGGTTAAATCAGAAACATTTATAGTTTCTATAAAAAATTATGTAATCTTAAATTTAGGATTAGTGATAACCATGATGATAGATAATTTACTTTAA
- a CDS encoding FAD:protein FMN transferase, with protein sequence MILFNTVTKIISYSESEEEFKKQSEFIYNELEHYHQLYNIYDDFEGVNNIKTINDNAGIKPVEVDKEIIDLINFSKEMYSETGKQVNIAFGPVLRIWSRYRDNGVEEPEKAELPKLIDLQNANKFTDINEIIIDEINSTVYLPDKNMKLDVGAIAKGYATQKVVEKAKKNGFDNGVISVGGNVCAIGLKDNNKPWGVGIQNPNKDSDEDITGTLYLSDMSLVSSGDYERYYMVDGKRYHHIIDTNTLFPSEYFRQVSIVAKDSGIADAYSTAVFNLPLEEGKKLVESKEGLEAMWVLKDNSIVYSEGFKNFQIKP encoded by the coding sequence ATGATTTTATTTAATACTGTAACTAAAATAATATCTTATTCTGAAAGTGAAGAAGAATTTAAAAAGCAATCAGAATTTATTTATAATGAATTAGAGCATTATCATCAGTTATATAATATCTATGATGATTTTGAAGGTGTAAACAATATCAAAACAATTAACGATAATGCTGGAATTAAACCAGTAGAAGTTGATAAAGAAATAATTGATTTAATTAATTTTTCTAAAGAGATGTATAGTGAAACAGGTAAACAGGTTAATATAGCTTTTGGACCAGTGCTTAGAATTTGGAGCAGATATAGGGATAATGGAGTTGAAGAACCTGAAAAGGCAGAGCTTCCGAAGCTTATAGATTTACAAAACGCAAATAAGTTCACAGATATAAATGAAATCATTATAGATGAAATAAATTCTACAGTATATTTACCTGACAAAAATATGAAACTTGATGTAGGAGCAATAGCTAAAGGCTATGCAACTCAAAAAGTGGTAGAGAAGGCTAAGAAAAATGGATTTGATAACGGAGTTATAAGTGTTGGTGGTAATGTATGCGCAATTGGACTTAAGGATAATAATAAGCCTTGGGGAGTAGGTATTCAAAATCCAAACAAGGATAGTGACGAGGATATAACAGGAACTTTATACTTAAGCGATATGTCGCTAGTGTCAAGTGGAGACTATGAAAGATATTATATGGTAGATGGAAAAAGATATCACCATATTATAGATACAAATACGTTATTTCCATCAGAATATTTTAGACAAGTGAGTATAGTTGCTAAAGATTCAGGTATAGCTGATGCATATTCTACAGCTGTATTTAATTTACCTCTTGAAGAAGGTAAAAAACTAGTTGAATCCAAAGAAGGATTAGAAGCAATGTGGGTTTTAAAAGACAATAGTATTGTATATTCAGAGGGATTTAAAAACTTTCAAATAAAGCCCTAA
- a CDS encoding RloB domain-containing protein: MRLKHTKKYYFSVEGETEQWYLKWLQNLINQTPESKIKVSFDCPVQKNPLRRAKSIVLTGKTEIYHISDYESNDETHVREFKETIDRMSEAKKIGKQINYKFGYSNLTFDLWIVLHKTDCNGALAHRKHYLQYINRGFCETFQKMDDYKHENNFKRILGKTSLQNVIDAVKRSKMIMKRNLENGYILQKYKGYEYYNENPSLAIWEIIERVLNDCGLV, translated from the coding sequence GTGAGGTTAAAGCACACAAAAAAGTATTATTTTAGTGTAGAAGGAGAAACAGAACAATGGTATTTAAAATGGCTTCAAAATTTAATTAACCAAACACCTGAATCGAAAATTAAAGTTTCATTTGATTGTCCAGTTCAAAAAAATCCACTAAGAAGGGCTAAATCAATTGTTCTAACTGGGAAAACTGAAATATATCATATATCAGATTATGAAAGTAATGATGAAACTCATGTAAGAGAATTCAAAGAAACTATTGATAGAATGAGTGAAGCGAAAAAAATAGGAAAGCAAATAAATTATAAATTTGGGTATTCTAACTTGACTTTTGATTTATGGATTGTGCTTCATAAAACAGATTGTAATGGAGCATTAGCTCATAGAAAGCATTACTTACAATATATTAATCGTGGATTCTGCGAAACTTTCCAAAAGATGGATGATTATAAACATGAGAATAATTTTAAGAGAATTCTAGGAAAAACGTCATTGCAAAATGTAATTGATGCGGTTAAACGTTCAAAGATGATTATGAAAAGAAATTTAGAAAATGGATATATACTACAAAAATATAAAGGTTATGAATATTATAATGAAAATCCATCATTAGCAATATGGGAAATAATTGAAAGAGTTTTAAATGACTGTGGATTGGTTTAA
- a CDS encoding MBL fold metallo-hydrolase, whose amino-acid sequence MYELISLTNKTYYINSPSKVGLFKINDKEIYLIDSGNDKDAARKIDKHIKENNWTLKGIINTHSNADHVGGNKMLQARHDCEIISTSMENSFTKHPVLEPSFLYGGYPFKAIRNKFIMAEASNPTSDIETAGIIGLSYIKLPGHFFDMIGIITDDKVAFLGDSLFSEEIINKYHIFFIYDIKAYIETLNMLDGLEADIYVPSHCEPTKNIKSLIKANRNKIEEIVNHILLFCENPRLFEDILQHIFSVYSLKMDANQYILVGSTLRSYLSYMSDENLLTYEFSGSKMYWKKI is encoded by the coding sequence ATGTATGAATTAATTTCATTAACTAATAAAACCTATTATATCAACTCTCCTTCAAAGGTAGGATTATTTAAAATAAATGATAAAGAGATATATTTGATTGACAGTGGTAATGACAAAGATGCAGCTAGAAAAATTGACAAGCATATTAAAGAAAATAATTGGACCTTGAAAGGAATAATAAATACTCATTCAAATGCAGATCATGTTGGGGGCAATAAAATGCTTCAGGCAAGACACGACTGCGAAATCATATCTACAAGTATGGAAAATTCATTTACTAAGCATCCAGTTTTAGAACCATCATTTTTGTATGGAGGATATCCATTTAAAGCTATCAGAAATAAATTTATAATGGCAGAAGCAAGCAATCCAACCTCTGATATAGAAACAGCTGGAATCATAGGCTTATCTTATATTAAGCTTCCAGGGCATTTTTTTGATATGATTGGTATTATAACTGACGATAAAGTAGCTTTTTTAGGAGATAGTCTTTTTTCAGAGGAAATAATAAATAAGTATCACATATTTTTTATATATGATATTAAAGCATATATAGAAACTCTCAATATGCTAGATGGATTAGAGGCTGATATTTACGTACCATCTCACTGTGAGCCTACGAAAAATATTAAGAGCTTGATAAAAGCTAATAGAAATAAGATAGAAGAAATTGTTAATCATATTTTGCTGTTTTGTGAAAATCCACGATTATTTGAAGATATTCTTCAGCATATATTTTCTGTATATTCATTAAAAATGGATGCTAACCAATATATACTAGTAGGAAGTACATTACGGTCGTACTTATCATATATGTCTGATGAAAATTTACTGACATATGAATTTTCTGGCAGCAAAATGTATTGGAAGAAAATTTAA
- a CDS encoding recombinase family protein has translation MHALSGKIDLIVTKSVSRFARNTVDSLTTVRQLKEKGIEIYFEKENIWTLDSKGELLITIMSSLAQEESRSISENVTWGQRKRFADGKVTVPFGHFLGYDRGEDGNLVLNPNEAVIIQRIFSMFLQGMTPYGIAKQLTADGILSPAKKDKWNAGTIKRILTNEKYKGDALLQKSYTVDFLTKKKKANEGEIPQYYVENNHEAIIEPAVFDLVQNELEKRNPANNRHSGVHIFSGKIKCGECGSWYGSKVWHSNSKYRRMVWQCNHKFNQDEKCKTPHLDEDLIRELFIQATNKLLDDKDEIITNFEAIKVSLFDTSTLEKEQDELQKEIEVVAGMIQQAISSNAHFALDQEEYQNRYNGLVERFGLAKARHTRITEEITDKQIRLSTMSSFLFTLCRQDNLLTEFDENLWSSLVDYVTVYDKEDIRFTFKNGTVIQT, from the coding sequence ATCCACGCCTTAAGTGGCAAGATCGACCTCATTGTTACCAAGTCAGTCAGCCGATTTGCAAGGAACACAGTAGACAGCCTCACCACCGTTCGCCAATTGAAAGAGAAAGGAATCGAGATTTATTTTGAGAAGGAAAATATCTGGACCTTAGATTCTAAAGGTGAACTTCTAATCACCATCATGTCATCCCTTGCCCAGGAAGAAAGCCGCAGCATTTCAGAGAACGTCACATGGGGACAGCGCAAGAGATTTGCAGACGGGAAGGTTACAGTTCCCTTCGGCCACTTCCTCGGTTACGATCGGGGTGAAGACGGCAACCTTGTCTTGAACCCCAATGAAGCAGTTATAATCCAGAGGATCTTCAGCATGTTCCTACAGGGCATGACGCCTTATGGTATTGCCAAGCAGCTTACCGCAGACGGCATTTTATCACCCGCCAAGAAAGATAAATGGAACGCAGGCACCATCAAGCGCATCCTCACAAATGAAAAATATAAAGGAGATGCGCTTTTACAGAAAAGCTACACTGTAGATTTTCTTACCAAAAAGAAAAAAGCCAACGAGGGTGAAATCCCTCAATACTATGTTGAGAATAACCATGAAGCGATTATCGAGCCAGCGGTCTTCGACCTGGTCCAGAATGAGTTAGAAAAGAGAAACCCTGCAAACAATCGTCACAGCGGTGTTCATATATTCTCTGGAAAAATAAAATGCGGGGAATGTGGTAGCTGGTATGGCTCTAAAGTTTGGCATTCCAACAGTAAGTACCGCCGAATGGTCTGGCAGTGTAACCATAAGTTTAATCAAGATGAGAAATGCAAAACTCCTCATCTGGATGAAGATTTAATTAGGGAGCTATTTATACAGGCAACAAATAAACTTCTAGATGATAAGGATGAAATCATAACCAACTTTGAAGCCATAAAAGTAAGCCTTTTTGATACTTCTACCCTGGAAAAGGAGCAGGATGAACTGCAAAAGGAAATCGAGGTTGTAGCAGGGATGATACAACAAGCCATCTCATCCAATGCACACTTTGCTCTTGACCAGGAAGAATATCAGAATCGATACAACGGACTGGTTGAACGCTTTGGCCTTGCCAAGGCTCGCCATACTAGGATTACAGAAGAAATCACTGATAAGCAGATAAGGCTCAGTACAATGAGTTCCTTCCTCTTCACCCTTTGCAGGCAAGATAACCTTCTTACTGAATTTGATGAGAATCTGTGGAGTAGCCTTGTGGACTACGTTACTGTTTACGATAAAGAGGATATTCGGTTCACCTTCAAGAATGGAACAGTTATACAGACATAA